The sequence AATGGATTTTGTGTAAGAGTGTACGTCTCCAAACCATAGAAATGCTAACTAACAGTATTGGTAAAATCACCGGTAACATATCTCGAATGTTAATTCCTGAAACTCTTAAGGAGGAAGTCCAGAAAATTAAAATAAACGCTTGAATTACAGCAGCTAGAATAAATGCAATAAGCGAAGACAATAAAGCATCATCAATCCGTAACGACTTGCTTTTCGATATCATGGAATAAGCTCCTAAGATTGCAACAAAAATTATGGGATCGGCTACATGAACAAAATACATAGACATAATCAAAGCAGTATACAGTGGAATGAATCTTGAATTTGGAATATTCTGAACTTTCAGTAAGAGAAATGCACAAATAAATATGATAAAGGCTACAGTGATTGGAGCAAACCAGAGAAAAGGTTGTACGAAATATGACGTACCATTATATGATTTATTCCCCACATATTGCAACAAATCAAGTTCAGGAGTAAGAGAATGCAAGACCTTTGTTTTAGTAAAAAGGATAAATGAAAAATTACTTAATATTGTATAAAATACAATTGAAATTGCTGGGATTCTTCTGTCTACATCTGCAAGGAATCTCTTTGCAAAGATGTAGACGGATATGGGTAAAATGGAACTTAATGTTGTCAGGATAGTAAGAAATGATGTAATAGTGGGAAATCCCGAGAGAATGTTTAATGTAGAACTAAAAGAGTTGAATAGAATATAGTTAAAATCAGTATAGAGATCAGGAGTTCTTGATAGTATTATAGAGTAACTATAATATCTCGATACGTCGGTAGCATGTAGAAGAGTAAAATCTGGATAGATGTAGTAGAAAGATATGGCATAAAAGAAGATGCACAATATTATGGGCAAAATATCGATATTCTTCGATAGCGAATTGATTTTTAATGATGTAACACCTTTAATCTTAAGATGTGTTAGAAATGATGCGATACCAAGTAGGATGAATATAAAAGGTATGGCTACACTTCGAATGCTTTCCTCGCTCCACAAAAGAATCAGGGTACAGAATCCGGACAAAACAAAACTTGTAAGAAAAGATAAAACTACAATCTCCAGTTTTGAGAAATATTTTGTTAGCCTACAGACATTTAAAAGAGCATATCCTGATAGACCAGATGTACAAACAAGTGCTAAGACGAGTCTAGTGGTACTATCCGGTATGTTAAATTGATTCAAGACAATTAAAAGAGATGCAAAATAAATTAGTACGATATCCATAAGTAAAGCTGGAGAAATTCTTCTGACGAAGTCTTTTTTTAGAGCAAACCTGAAATCATAATTGCTCAAAACAACATAAATTGCTACTATAGTAAGGGTTTCAATAACGAAGAGAGGATATTTTATAGAAGAATCTACTAACCACAAAGTAAATAATGAAAAGAGTTCCGCTATTACAACAACTACAATGAGACTCCTTGCGGAATGTATTTGTTTAATTTTTTCCATCAATTAACACTTTATCAAATTAAGAAATTTCTCAGCTATCTTATTTCTATCGAAACATTCTTCGATTAGTAATACCGCTTTTTTACTCGCATCTTTTCTAAAAGAATTATCAATACTTATTCTTTCCAAGCAATCAGCTAACGCCTCAACATTCTCAGGATCTGATACAAGACCTATTTTGTGTTCAAATATTAATTTGCCAAGTGTAGAGTCCTCATAAACAGTAGCGACCACAGGAAGACCGCACGCAAAATACTCAAACGCCTTTGCGGGCAGAGAGTTCTTCCATAACGGATTAGCATCATATGGAACTACCCCCACATCCGCTGCGGAAATTATTTCGGCCAGCTCAATTTTGTCAGACTTTGGACCAAGATAAAAAATTCTATTACGTATGCCTAGATCTTCAGATAAATTTAACACTACTTGGAGTTCAGGACCGCCTCCAACTAGTAATAGTTTTACATTCTGTACTTTGTTAATTAATTTCTGTAAGGCTCTAACTACTATGTCGAGTTTATAGTATTCTCCTATGCCACCACTATACAAAATGATAAAATCTCTTTCATCAAAACCTAGCCTTTGTCTTGTTTTCAGTTTATCATAAGGTTTGAAAACATTAGTGTCTGCACCATTAGATATAATCTTGACATTCCTTACACCCCTTTCTGTCAGACTGTTAGCAAGTGCATTTGTTACAGTTACAACTTGAGCGCTGTTAATATAACATCTGGTTATTAGAGTTTTAAGAAATTTGTATGATTGCTTGTAAAATCCGGACACAGCTCTCTTAATAATGTAATCTTCCCACTCATCTCTGTAATCTATCAATATTTTTTTCCTAAAGATTTTTGCTGCCAGATAAGAACCTAAAGCACAGTCGCCATTTGGAACCGAGATTACAACTATATCTGGTTTTAGGCATATGATCAATATCATAGAAGAAAAAAATGAAGAAACATGGTTGAATATTAATGCAAATATGTTAGTTGCCATTATAATTGGAGTCGTATTGAAAATTTTTGATTCATTCCATTTACCACGTCCTGCTCTACCAAGACTCTTAAAAGAAAATACGCCAGCGATAAAGATCGTAATTCCTTTTCTACTAAAGTAATCTGCAAAGAATGATATCCTAGTCCAAGCGGCGCTAGGAGATGGATTTGAAAAGTGTAAAAAGAATAAGATTTTCAAGTCATTCACCTATATGCACAAATTACAAAAGGTGACAAAGTAGATGAGAACAGATTTGATTCCTTTTGAATTTTGCCAAAGTGATTATCTTGGTAGCATTTTGCATAATTAAGTTTCATAAACATCTCTGTTTAATAGTTATGTAAGTAAAAATATGTACTTCTCTTTCAACAATTATTTTAGTCATTCCTATTGATTAAACACTTGATTAGATTTCTTTGTAAAAACTTAATCAATTTTTTTTTCCTGTGATGAATCTTGTGCTGTATTAATAATTTCATACCATCCCAACGTTGATGATGCCAAATTCTCTTTTCCTAATGGCACAAAAAATACCATAAGCGATAGTATGGCATAGAACAAATCAGTCAATCGCAAATAATGATATTTCTTTATTGCATTAAATTTTATTTTGACATATCCTTTCCGTTGACCCCATTTGGAAGAAGTTACAAAGGAAGATTCCCATTTCCGATAATAACATAGAAATTCTGGAACGTTACCAACTTTGTATCCGTTACTAATTACTCTCAGATAAAAATCGTATTCCTCAGAACCTGAGTATGTGATATAGTCGCCCACTTTAGTCAAGATATCCTTTTCGTAAAGTATTGAACTGTGGTAGAAGGGATTATGGATCATTACGTTATTGCGAATATCAATGTGGGACAATGGAGGTTTAAATCTAGCAATTACATTCCCGTCTTCTGAAATAATGTTAGCCCATGACCCCACAAAATTAAGCTTTTTCTCCAACATGTATTGAAGCTGACGCTCAATTCGGTTTTCTGAACATTTATCATCAGCATCTAAAACAGCAATAAATTTTCCTGTTGATTTCATAAGACCGTAATTCATTGCATCGGACAGACCAGCACCTTTTTCTCTGTAAAAAACTTGTAATCTTCTCTCATCATGAAAACCAGAAATTACTTCACGAATTCCTGCGTCTTTGTCCGGATCGCCCTTATCAAAAACTAGTATGATTTCAATGTTATTGTATGTCTGGGATAGTGCACTCTTCAAGCATTCTAACAGAAAACGTTTTGGAGTATTTCTTAATCTTATTACAAATGATACAAGACCTACATCCATGTGAAAAGTGACAGTCATCTACATTTAGACCTTTCAGGACAATCTTATTGAGGGATACAAATGAGAAGAATTTGACCAATATATTATACGCTACCAATAGTGAATGTATATTTTTATATGACATGGCAGATTTAAGGTATAAATGTTATCCATGTCAAAAATTTGAATTGATGACGTTCCGTTTCTAAAAGAATACAAAAATTTTTAGTAACCTTTTACTCAGAGAAATATTCATAATACAAACTTGAAAACAAATCGTATAGAAAAAACTGAGAATTATTTTGATTAATTTTTTTATCAGGATAGTTATCTCAACAACTTATCGTACATTTTATACAATTCCTGTTCAGAATTATCCCAATTGTATTTTTGTTCAAATGCCTTACGACCGTTGGTTCCTAGTCTTCTACGTAATTCTTGGTCATCTCTGAGACGAACTATGGCTGATTTTATTTGGTTTAGATCATCATATTCTACCTTAATGCCACAGTCTACTTCATCAATTAATTCAAATCCCACGTTTGTGATTACTGGCAATCCCAACATCATGGCTTCAAATGTTTTGACAGGTAATGCGAAGTTGAAATTTGGTATCCTCAAATCGTATAAACAAATCATCACATCACAACTTGCTTCTAGATCTATAGATTCCGCTTGCTGGAAAAGACCTTTATATTTTATATTGGACAGTCTTAAAATTTGTTCTAGAAGGTCCTGGTCCAAAACTTTACCTGCGACTACAAATTCTACACCATCTAGACCCTTTATTGCCTCAGCTATTCTCTCTAATCCACGCATCTTTGCTACTGCACCGGTATAAACCAGAGTCAGAATGTTGTCTCTTGATTTTATTTCATTTTTAGGACGATATTCCGAGCAATTCATTATGATGGCACATTGTTTTGATTTTCTTTTGAATGTTGAAAGTAATTTTTCTGAAACAGTTACAAACATATCAGCTTTTGTTCCAAATATTTCTTCAAATAAATTTACAAGCATATACAATATTGTAAATTTTTGAGGAATGTGTGTCATGGCATATCTGTCAATAATATCAAAAACCAATTTTTTCCTTAATATTATCTTGTAAAGATAACAAGGAAAAATAGTATCAAAATCACACGCGTAAACAACTTGTGGTCTGTAAATAACCAACTTGAAAAAAATCCAAATCCAAAATAAAGGCAAATATGCAACAAGAGAAGGTTTTCCGGCCGGTGCTTTCAGATTAAAAAGTTTGAGTGGAATCGCATAACTCTTAATTAATTCTGCCGAGATTCCTTCTCTATTCCATCCCAATACCGTTACTGGGTATCTTTTCTTTAATGATCTTGCTATTTTCCCTACTCTAGGATCATAAATAATTAAATTTGATCTTACTATAACTGTGTCTGACAAATCTTGATAATCCTACGTTTTTACACATATTTGTGCTACTATTATAAATCATATTTTTTCCAAATAACATACTCTTCTTATTGCATCTGAATAGGTGTACAATAAAAAATCTAGATGATAACAAAAGAAAAATCATAACAACCAAACATATTTCACCAGACTCTTAACATCTTCTTTATATTTGGTGACAAGGGGTGATGTAAAGTATGATCCGTGGTCCAAATATATCTCTCTGTCCTATGGATATGCTACTTTTCAGATGGTTCATAATCTGCTGGACAAATAATATTATGGGAAATGACTAGTCTATGTATTGTATTGTAACACAAGGCAGGATTTCTGAATCAGTGTTTGGAGAGGAGGGTTACGCACTTTCTCTTGGCAGATGGTTAAGGGAACAGAACTTGAATGTAGTCATCATTGGCAGCAAATTTCTGGGCGTAAAAGTAAATTACTTACCTAACCTTGAAATGACTAAAGATAAAAAAAATAATGGAAAAGGAATCGTAGTAAATGCACCGTATGCTGTTTACATGCTTTCTAAGATTTTCTTCTCATTACTTTGTATAGTCAAAATTCTATCAATTAATATGAGTACGCCAATAAGACTAATACACGCATTAGACAGTGGCTATTCAGGCTTGGCTGCAGTAATAACTGGCAAGATTCTGAAAATACCCGTCATAGTAGATTCACACGGAATCAGACATAGAACTCTTACATCTACCCTCAAAGGGAGACTAGGTAAAATATTACTAAAGCTTGAATATAATCTAGATATTTTCACATTAAAGAGTGCAGACAGTACTATGGGTTCGAATTCTGAAATAAAGGACTACTATGAGAAGATTCTTGGTAAAACAGTAGAATACATGCCAACTCCACTAAAATTAAAAAATTTTACGTTCTCACAAACCGATAGAGATTTGATCCGAAAAGAATTAGGCATAGATGATCAAACAAAAATTGTTGGATTCGTAGGTAGGTTATCTCCAGAGAAAAATCTCATTACGTTGTTAGATTCATTTAAAGAAGTAATACAAGACCATCCTTTTTTAAAATTGGTTTTAGTTGGAACAGGCCTCGAGGAATTTCATCTTAAAGAGGAGGCTAAAAGACAACATATTGAAGATAAAATTATTTTTTGTGGCTATCGAACTGATATTTCTAGAATTCTTTCATCCTTCGATATTTTTGTACTCCCATCCTACACGGAAGGTATGTCAAGTGCATTACAGGAAGCTATGAGTTGCGGCTGTGCAATAATATGTAGTGATATTCCGGCGAACCGAGTTTTGATCACACATAGTAAAGAGGGATTGCTTATCAATCCCTATAATTCTCATGAGCTCAAAGACGCTATTGGTTTGCTCTCTACTGATGATTCGTTACGGTCAAAATTAGGTAACAACGCGAAAATTAAAGCAGAACAATTTGATGAAAGCATAATCTTCCCTACGATACTACGACATTATCTTAGGTTAACCAAGAAAGAGACAAATTAGTTTGAAAATATTAAAAATTACACCATCTCAAGATGCGAAATCTGAGGATTAACAATTATACAATAGAACTTTGAATTATAAATTATTGAAAACTGTATTCGTAAAGCCACGATTTAACGGTGTACCAGTGCATCAGATTTACAGGCAAATACAAAGAAATCCACCAGAGGGATATAATATAATAATTCCTGAAAATTCAACTGTAAATAGATTCAGCACACTGACAAGTAAAAATCGTAGTGCAATATACAAAAAAATACTATATCAAGTACAGGCATTACCGTATTTAATTTACCAACTCCGTGACAACGTGCCAATACCGCCAAATACTGATTTGATTTATGCTGCTCAGCACATCATAACCAGTGAGAAACCGTGGGTAGTAGATGCTGAACATGCATCCACTTGGAGTGGATATTCTGATTTGTCCCTGGTGAAGGGAATGATTGCAAAAAAACTGCGACAGGATAATTGTAAAAAAATTATTGCATGGAGTGAGTGGGCAAAAAGAACAATCGTGCAATCTTTTGATGATGAGGTAATACAAAAAAAAATTCAAGTTGTCAGATATACCACTGATGTGAAAACAATTCAAAAAAAGAAAAAAGATTCTATCATACGCTTCCTGTTTATGGGGAGTGCAAATATCGGAAATATGTTAAATTTTGAGTTCAAGGGCTTCTACGAAACTCTTGAGGCGTTTATTAGATTGCAAAAAGAATACGGTAATAAAATACAGCTAGTTATTAAATCAAAAATTCCTGAAAGCTTAAGAAACCAAATTATGAATAATGAGGGTATAGTACTTATTGAAAATATGATCAGCCAGGAAGAAATACAAGATCTCTATCTTACCTGTGATATTTTTCCACATATTGGTTATGAAGTTATGAATCTTTCTGTCTTGGAAGCCATGAGTTATGGTCTTCCAACAATTGCCACTGATATTTTTAACACATCCGAATTAATTCGTGACAGTACTAATGGATTTTTAATACGACCTACTAATATTGAAAAATTTTATTCCAATAACGAATTACCAAATGAACATGCCCTGTCATACTTGCACGAAGTGAGAAAAATCAGATCATATATGACTGAAAAACTTGCCGAGAAAATGCAGTTACTTATAGAGGATAAAAAATTGCGAGATAAAATTGGGGGGGCAGCTAAGAAAACCTTGGAAGAAGGAGAATTTTCTATTACTAATAGAAACAATCTACTAAAAAATATCTTTGATAATGCAAATGACTTACAGTAGACTGTTATTTACTTAGTTCTATGCAGTTTCATCGCTTCCATAATTTTCTCTCTATAAACTGTGCTATCATATCCACTACATACTCTCGTTGCTGTTTGCCAATTTTGTGATGATTTCCAAAGAAAAATGAGTTACGCATAGCCAGCCTTGAATTGTCCAATTTACCGTATTTTAAGTGAGGAATGAATTGTATAGTTGGTTGCTCCAAAAAATTACCTGACATTATAGGACGTGTTTCAATTTTCTTTTTTTCCAAATATTCCAAAAGTGATTTTCTATCAAATGGAGAGTCTTTTTTGATAGTCAATGGATAGCAAAAATAAACTGATCTTGTTCTTGGAGCTTCTTTTGTTAAAATAAAATACTCTTCATACTGTCCAAGTTTTTTATCCCAATATCTTGCGTTTTCCTTTCTTATTTTGATAAACTTTTCTAACTTTGAAATTTGGTGAATGCCAAAAGCACCTTGAATCTCAGTGGGTCTGAAATTATAACCAGTATTTACAAACAAATATCTTGGATCTATGTGGGGGTATTTTCTTGTATATTGATTCTTAAGTTTAAGATCGCGAATCCATCCGAATGCTCTTAATGCTTTAGATAACTCGTATAATGTTTCATCATTAGTAACTATCATCCCGCCTTCAATGGTAGTAATATGATGGGAAAGAAAGAAACTAAAAGTTCCAATATCTCCTATCGTTCCTACTTTTTTACCCCTGTATTGAGCTCCATGAGCTTCACAACAATCTTCCATTATTAGAAGATCTTTTTTTGTTGCAATTTCTTTTATTTTTGACATGTCACACACATTTCCAAGTAGATGAACGGGTAAAAGTAATGAAGTGTTAGAAGAAACCGTATCTTCTAAATTTTCTGTATCTATGCAGAAATTTTCTAAATTAATATCCACGAATTTTGGTTTTAAATTAAGATTGGTAATTGGATAGACTGTTGTTGCCCAAGTAACTGCTGGTGTTATCACTTCGCTATTTTTCTTCAACCTTTTTGAAAACCAAGGATTAGTTAATGCAGATAGTGCCACTAAATTAGCAGATGAACCTGAATTGACCATTGAGGCATAAGAAGATTTGAGATATTTTGCAAATAATTTCTCAAATTTTCTAACCTTTTCTCCCATAGTCACTTTTGTGGTTAACAATGAATCTAATGCTTCTATTATTTCGGCAGATCCAAAGGAGGGCTCTATTAATGGGATCTTACTCTGTCCAGGTATGAAGTCTGTATGCTTTTTGATTTTTTCTTCGATTGCTTTGATTACTGATTTTGGTACAGTGTTCAATTGATCACTTTTTGCGATTCAAGTTCATTCTGTAAGTTTTTGCCCATCCTTCAAAGGGAGTAGCAAAATCAGGCGGATTCTGTCTCATCCAATTAACAGTTCTAGTCAATCCATCTTTAATTGAAATTTCCGGTTCCCATGCCAATACCTTCTTTGCTTTACGATTATCACAAATTAATTTTTGAACATCAAATGGTCTGAAACGTTTCTTGTCAATTGTAATGTGAATCTTTTTTCCTATTATACCAGCTATGATTTCCACTAAATCTTTTATCTTGTAGGTTTCACCGCTTCCAATGTTGATGGTTTCTCCAACCGCATTTTCATTAAACAAAGCGGAAATCATACCTCTAGCTGTATCTGCGACATAGGTAAAATCTCTATACGACTCAACATTTCCAAGTTTTACTGTATCTTTTCTATGTAATATTTGGTTAATAATTTCGGGAATGATATATGGTTGAGTTATTCTTGGGCCATAGGAATTAAAAGGTCTGATAATAACAGCCGGATAATCATGTTCTTTATGTATCGTAAAAACCGCTCGGTCTGCAGCAAGTTTGCTTACGGCATATGTGGATTGCGGAAGGGTAGGATGGTTTTCATCCATTGGATTTTTTTTAGCCGAGCCATAAACTTCACTTGTGGAAACATGGACAAAATTCTTTATACTTTTTTGCTTTATTGCTTCAAGAACAACATTCAAGGTACCATTTGTATTAACATCAAAAAATTCCTGTGGATAGTGATAAGAATCAGGTATAAATGGCAATGCAGCCAAATTTATAATGTAATCGCAATTCCTTAATGCTCGAGAAATTACTCCTCGATTTCTAATATCACCTTTGATAAATTTTACATTTTTGAGATTTGACAAATAGTGTCTTTTACCAGAGGATAAATTATCAAAAACGATGGCATTTGCTCCAAAAGACGATATCTGCCTAATGACCTCTGATCCGATAAATCCTGCTCCTCCAGTAACAAAGATTGTCTTTCCTTTACATTTATTTGATAAGGTGTTATCCATTTGTAGTTTCCTCCATATGTTTTCCTGATTCATTTTGTGAATATTTTGATTTCAAAAATAATCACGATTATTTTAAAATAGCAAATTTCTCAAACATGGGTAAAATTATCAATAAAGATCGGTAGTTAAGATCAGAAATTACTAATGACATAGTAATGTTAATTATGAATATCCTTTTCGCATAGCTCTGCCAATGCTAAACAAAACTACCGACATTAAAATGAGCATTACTCCTACCATAACGCATCCTATGGCAACCATCGTCATTGGGATGGAAAAATACCTAGTATGATTGAAGAGCCCTATTGTCAGAATTGAAAACGCTAATCCAAGGGACGTTAATACAATACCTGGACATCCAAGATATCTTAGAGGACGTCTGAGCGCAATCAATTCCACTAGAGAGTTTACAACCTCTCCAGTATGAGAAATGGGATTCTTAGTCGAAGTCTTTTCTCCTGTATTGTACAGAACTGTGACTTTTTCTTCTGCAATTCTTAATCCTTTTCTTGATGCATCAATGAGAATCTCTGCGTCTGCACCAAACCGCTCTGATTCAAAGCTAATAAGATCTACTGCTTTACTTGAATAAGCCCTAAATCCACTCTGTGTATCTCGGAAACGCAACTCGGATGACATGTTGGTCATCTTGTCTAAAATCTTGTTACCTACTTTTCTGTATGCTGGTATTTGATTATTTTCCTCAAATCTATAGCCTATTACTATGTCGGCCTTTCCTTCAAAGATAGGTTTAACAATTTTATCAATCTCCTGTGGCAGGAATTGACCATCGCCATCCATTGTTATTGTTACATCTGCTTTCAGATATTTTGAAATATTGAAAAGAGATTTCATTGCAGCTCCTTTGCCGCTGTTTTTTGAATGACTTATTACAGTGGCACCACCTTTCTTAGCCTCTGCCGCAGTATCGTCTATGGAACCATCATCGCAGACAATTACATCATCAGAATACTTGAGGCATTCTATTACTAAGTGACGGATAACCCTAGCCACATTATATGCGGGAATACAAACAATAATTTTTTTATCCTGTTCCCTGACCATTGTATCCGATCAAACGAGACTCTTCTATTTGAGTTTTTATCCGTATTATCTATAACACACATGGTTCGTATTATTGATTTATATGCAAAAGTCTCAAGCTCTCATCCATTTTTCTGTGTACAGTTATAATTTCACAAATTATCTTATTAGTAAAAAGACCATCACTACCACAATCATAAAACTATGTTCCCACTGTCTCTTACAGAATTAACGGCTGGATGGTGTGTAGTGTGGTAGTGATTTTATCGGCTTCGGAATTCTATAGAAATTTGGATTTGATAATCTCTATATTGTGAATATCCTGTCTGCGCTTTACAAAATCAATGGAGTGTGTAGGAGATGGGTCTACCCCTCCCATGACAGCTAAATAGATAGACGCATAGTCAAGTAGATAAATTAAATTAATTAATTTGGTTAGAATGTTTCCTGGAACAGAAACCACCTCCTTATAATCAATTCTCTTTGTTCCAAAGTATTCTTTTAGTATTTGCCATTTTTCCTTGGTTGTGATATGGTCATCTTGTCCTTCAATTAAAATTGGTTTGACATTAGTAGGTCTTTCCCAGGAAACAATTTCATTATGACATGCTTCACTTATTTCTTCTAAAAAGACTTGGCTCTTTGTATTTTCATGAAGTGAATTCTTAAATCGGATAGCAGCAGATTGCAATCCGAAAGGATAGTAAATAAGAGGAATTCCTGAAATCCAAGATGCAATATCCAGAGCGAGATTTTTATTATCTAGATTTAATGAGTTTATCTTTTTTTGTAGTTCGTCTAAAGATCTGATAGATTCTAGAACCTCCTCTTTTTTCATAGGAATAATATTCCCTAATGCTTTCAATACACCATATAGAAAGATAGGAAATGATGTCCGAGGAGAATGCATCTGTTGAAAATTTCGATGCTCGATTTTATTTTTTATGCAATATTCTTGCATCTTTCCACCCGAAGAAAAGGCAATTATTTTACAGTTCTTTTTATATGAAGAATCCAAAATCGCAAGAGTTTCCACGGTATTGCCAGAAACACTTGTTGTTACAACCAAAGTATTGGAATCTACTGTCTCTGGAAGAACAAATCCTTTGACTATACTAACATGAACATTAGTTTTCGATAATATGGAAGAAAAAATATCTCCAATAGCACCAGAACCACCCATTCCAGCAAACACTATGTGGTCTATGCCGTTAAAATCAACAACGTCTATTTTTGTTTTGTAAGATTCCAATGCCAGTTCAGGCCATATATCATAAATTTTATGCATTCCGCTGCGGTCGTATTTATTTAACGTAGATAAATCCATCAATGTCATTATGAACTAATGTTCAAGTATTATAATGATTTATCTGTAATGTTCTTTACATACGAATCATTAGGAGAGATGATAATTTTCTATGTTGGAAATATCTTTAACATGGGTCTCATGATATCAAATATTATGCAACTTTATGGCGTCAACAATGATTTCTAGTCTCAATTTGGCAAAGGTTCTTGGTCATGGAAATCCACCCGCCTTGATCATATCTTCCGTAATATTTGGAGCAACTTTATTTTTCTATATTTTTTCAGTCGGTTCTTATTTTCAAGTGGGAATAGCTCCTCTTGAAAATCGTTTTAATTATCATGAACCATTTCTTATTCACATTTTAGACAAACATGTTGATCAGCTAATTATTGTCTGTGGAACAGCTTCTTGGCTTGCTTTGTCTCTATTGAAGAAACCAAAAATTTTCATACCTATAATATATGTCGGCTCTACAGCTATAGCAGCACTTGGAGGTAATATCACTTTTGATGCTGCCATATTATTTTCATTTCCAATTATATTGTCATTTTTAATTTACAATCGCTTTGCAACTGTAAAGATTCTTAGTTACTCAACAAACTTAAATCTAAATTATCTAGCCATACTATTTACTGCTTTAGCCACTGTTAGTTTGATAGTATCAGTGATACAATTATTTTCTTTTCAATCAAACAAAATTATAGTCAA is a genomic window of Nitrosopumilaceae archaeon containing:
- a CDS encoding DegT/DnrJ/EryC1/StrS family aminotransferase; translated protein: MNTVPKSVIKAIEEKIKKHTDFIPGQSKIPLIEPSFGSAEIIEALDSLLTTKVTMGEKVRKFEKLFAKYLKSSYASMVNSGSSANLVALSALTNPWFSKRLKKNSEVITPAVTWATTVYPITNLNLKPKFVDINLENFCIDTENLEDTVSSNTSLLLPVHLLGNVCDMSKIKEIATKKDLLIMEDCCEAHGAQYRGKKVGTIGDIGTFSFFLSHHITTIEGGMIVTNDETLYELSKALRAFGWIRDLKLKNQYTRKYPHIDPRYLFVNTGYNFRPTEIQGAFGIHQISKLEKFIKIRKENARYWDKKLGQYEEYFILTKEAPRTRSVYFCYPLTIKKDSPFDRKSLLEYLEKKKIETRPIMSGNFLEQPTIQFIPHLKYGKLDNSRLAMRNSFFFGNHHKIGKQQREYVVDMIAQFIERKLWKR
- a CDS encoding glycosyltransferase produces the protein MSDTVIVRSNLIIYDPRVGKIARSLKKRYPVTVLGWNREGISAELIKSYAIPLKLFNLKAPAGKPSLVAYLPLFWIWIFFKLVIYRPQVVYACDFDTIFPCYLYKIILRKKLVFDIIDRYAMTHIPQKFTILYMLVNLFEEIFGTKADMFVTVSEKLLSTFKRKSKQCAIIMNCSEYRPKNEIKSRDNILTLVYTGAVAKMRGLERIAEAIKGLDGVEFVVAGKVLDQDLLEQILRLSNIKYKGLFQQAESIDLEASCDVMICLYDLRIPNFNFALPVKTFEAMMLGLPVITNVGFELIDEVDCGIKVEYDDLNQIKSAIVRLRDDQELRRRLGTNGRKAFEQKYNWDNSEQELYKMYDKLLR
- a CDS encoding glycosyltransferase family 4 protein, which encodes MKILFFLHFSNPSPSAAWTRISFFADYFSRKGITIFIAGVFSFKSLGRAGRGKWNESKIFNTTPIIMATNIFALIFNHVSSFFSSMILIICLKPDIVVISVPNGDCALGSYLAAKIFRKKILIDYRDEWEDYIIKRAVSGFYKQSYKFLKTLITRCYINSAQVVTVTNALANSLTERGVRNVKIISNGADTNVFKPYDKLKTRQRLGFDERDFIILYSGGIGEYYKLDIVVRALQKLINKVQNVKLLLVGGGPELQVVLNLSEDLGIRNRIFYLGPKSDKIELAEIISAADVGVVPYDANPLWKNSLPAKAFEYFACGLPVVATVYEDSTLGKLIFEHKIGLVSDPENVEALADCLERISIDNSFRKDASKKAVLLIEECFDRNKIAEKFLNLIKC
- a CDS encoding glycosyltransferase translates to MDVGLVSFVIRLRNTPKRFLLECLKSALSQTYNNIEIILVFDKGDPDKDAGIREVISGFHDERRLQVFYREKGAGLSDAMNYGLMKSTGKFIAVLDADDKCSENRIERQLQYMLEKKLNFVGSWANIISEDGNVIARFKPPLSHIDIRNNVMIHNPFYHSSILYEKDILTKVGDYITYSGSEEYDFYLRVISNGYKVGNVPEFLCYYRKWESSFVTSSKWGQRKGYVKIKFNAIKKYHYLRLTDLFYAILSLMVFFVPLGKENLASSTLGWYEIINTAQDSSQEKKID
- a CDS encoding glycosyltransferase family 4 protein, producing the protein MKTVFVKPRFNGVPVHQIYRQIQRNPPEGYNIIIPENSTVNRFSTLTSKNRSAIYKKILYQVQALPYLIYQLRDNVPIPPNTDLIYAAQHIITSEKPWVVDAEHASTWSGYSDLSLVKGMIAKKLRQDNCKKIIAWSEWAKRTIVQSFDDEVIQKKIQVVRYTTDVKTIQKKKKDSIIRFLFMGSANIGNMLNFEFKGFYETLEAFIRLQKEYGNKIQLVIKSKIPESLRNQIMNNEGIVLIENMISQEEIQDLYLTCDIFPHIGYEVMNLSVLEAMSYGLPTIATDIFNTSELIRDSTNGFLIRPTNIEKFYSNNELPNEHALSYLHEVRKIRSYMTEKLAEKMQLLIEDKKLRDKIGGAAKKTLEEGEFSITNRNNLLKNIFDNANDLQ
- a CDS encoding glycosyltransferase family 4 protein, with protein sequence MYCIVTQGRISESVFGEEGYALSLGRWLREQNLNVVIIGSKFLGVKVNYLPNLEMTKDKKNNGKGIVVNAPYAVYMLSKIFFSLLCIVKILSINMSTPIRLIHALDSGYSGLAAVITGKILKIPVIVDSHGIRHRTLTSTLKGRLGKILLKLEYNLDIFTLKSADSTMGSNSEIKDYYEKILGKTVEYMPTPLKLKNFTFSQTDRDLIRKELGIDDQTKIVGFVGRLSPEKNLITLLDSFKEVIQDHPFLKLVLVGTGLEEFHLKEEAKRQHIEDKIIFCGYRTDISRILSSFDIFVLPSYTEGMSSALQEAMSCGCAIICSDIPANRVLITHSKEGLLINPYNSHELKDAIGLLSTDDSLRSKLGNNAKIKAEQFDESIIFPTILRHYLRLTKKETN